Sequence from the Longimicrobium sp. genome:
TCCTTGGCGCCGGAAAAGTCTACGCCGCCGAAATAGCGGAACCGGCTCACGCGCGCGCTCCGCGCCGGGCGAGGGCGGCGGACATCGGAAAAATCATCGGTCGGGATGTGGGGAGATGAGCGATCAGCGCGGAACGCGAGGCGAGTTCACGGCCCGCACGAGGAAGTCCTCCGTGCGCGCCATCGCGCCGGGAAACGACGAATACCGGTGGCGGCCCTGGGGATAGCGATGGTACTGCCAGGCGGCCGTGTCACGCCCCATGCCGCGCATCACGGCGTTCAGCCGGTCGCCGTGCGCAACGGACACCTTGGGATCCAGCGCGCCGTAGTGCCCCCGCGCGGGTGGCAGGCGGTGCGCGAACCAGGCGGGCGACCGCCGCAGCAGCTGCATGCGCGCCTGCGGCACGGTGGTGCGTCCGTCGCGCAGGGCAAAGAGCACGCTGTCGGCCAGGTACCCGGCCCCGGGCAGGCGCGCCACGCGGCTGCCCAGCGCGCGGCCGGCCAGGCGGCGGACCTCGGGCAGCAGGAAGTCCGTGGGCCCGACGGCACTGACCACCGCCTTGATGCGCGGATCGCGGATCGCCATGAGCAGCATCACCCCGCCGCCGCGGCTGCGGCCGAACGCGGCGATGCGCGTGCTGTCCGCTTCCGGAACGTGGGCGAGCACGGCGTCCAGGAGCGCGATGGCGTCGTCCACGTCGCGGTCCCACGGGCTGGGCGTGCCGCCGGAGCGCCAGCCGCGAAACGGCGTCAGGCGCAGCGTCTCTGACCGGAACGAGGGGAGCACCTGCACGAACCCGCGCCCCAGCCGGCCGGAGTGGAAGAAGTGATAGCCCGTGGCGCCGTCGTCGCCCCCATGGCCGATGACGAGCACGGGAAGCGGCCCGGCCGCGCCGTCGGGAACGCGCACAGCGCCGTAGTGGCGCGCCCCGTCCACCACGTGGGAGACGACCATCGTGCGCCCGGTGGCGCCGTCGCGCACCACGTGCTCCACCCGGAAGTCGTGCACCCGCGTGTCGCGCGCCGCCCAATCGGCCTCCACGGCCGCGATCTCAGCGGCCGTGGGCGGGGCGAACAGCGCGTCCAGCAGCGGCCTGGATCGGGCGGCAGGCATGGCGTGCGCGCACCCGCCCAGCGCCAGCAGGAGGCAGGTGGCGGCGGCGAGGCGGGGATGCGCCATCACGCCCGCCCTGCGCTCACGGCGTGGTGGTGGCGGGAACGGCGCCCCGGTACCACTCCACCACCTGCGGACGGCGCTCGCGATTCCAGAAGCTTTCCTGCGCCATCAGCGCTTCGATCTCGTCGATCTCGCGCGGGGCGCCCTCGGTCACGCGCTCCAGCCCGGCCTCGGTAATGAAGTAGTCGTCCTCGATGCGCACGCCGATGTTGCGGTACTGCTGCACCTTGGGGCGAATGCGGGCGATCAGCTGCCGGTTGCGCGGCGTGTCGGGAAGGTAGTCCAGCGCGTCGGCGCGAATGTAGACGCCGGGCTCGATGGTGAACGCGCTTCCCACCTTGAAGCCGCCGCCGTAGTTGGGGTACGACGGATCGGGGTCGTGCACGTCCAGCCCAATGCCGTGCCCGATGCCGTGCATGAAGAACAGCGCCGCCTGCGGGCACTGGCTTCCCGGCGAGCACTCGTAGGTTGCGTCGGCCGACTCGATCAGCCCCAGCCGCGCCAGCCCGTCGGCCACGACTTGGAACGCGGCCTGGTGCACCCGCGCCAGCGGCGCGCCGATGCGGGCCGCGCGCTCCCCCGCCTTCTGCGCGTCGAGAACGATGGTGTAGATCTGCCGCTGCTCCGGGCTGAACCGCCCGCTGACGGGAACGGTGCGCGTAACGTCGGCCGTGTACCCGGCGTACGAGGCGCCGATGTCCATCACTAGCGTCTCGCCTGCCTGCATGAAGCGGTCGGCCTGGCGGTAGTGCAGCGTGGTGCTGTTGGGCCCGGAGCCCACGATGCTGCCGAACCCGGGGCGCTCGGCGCCGTAGCGGCGGAAGGTGCCCTCGATCAGCCCGTGGATTTCGAACTCGTTCATCCCCGGCTCCGCGGCGCGCATGGCTTCGCGGTGGGCCAGGACGGTGATGTACACGGCGCGGCGGATGAGGTCCAGCTCGGCCGGGGTCTTGGTGGCACGGATGCGGAACAGGGCGCTGCCCAGGTCCTGGACGCGCGTCAGGTTCTTGTACTGCTCGCGCAGGCGCTGCGCGTACTGCTGGTCCGGGCGCAGGAACTCGCTCCGCGAGCCGTCGGGGCTCAGCGGGTTGAGCGTGTACAGGGTGGTCGCCTGGCTGAGCGCGGGGCGCAACGCTTCCTGCATCTGATGCACGGTGCGCGTGGGGATGCCGGTGAGCGCCTGCGCACGCTCCGGACCCAGCCGCGGGCCTTCCCACACCTCGCGCGAGGGGTCGCGCGCCAGCACGAACAGGTGTTCCGTCACCTGCCCGCCGCTCTTGACGATGGCCAGCACGGCTCCCGGCTCGTTCACCCCCGTCAGGTAGCGGAAGGGCGAGTTCTGCGCGAAGCTCGTGTAGTCCGTCTCGGGCTCGCCCGCGCCGAGCGCCACCAGCACGCCGTCGCCCATGCCCGCGGCCAGCTGCTGGCGCCTGCGCGCGTGCTCCTGGGCGGAGATGGGGGCGGGCGCGGGCGTGGCCGCCATGGTGAACGCGTCGGGGCTGCCGCGTGGGGGCGGAACCGGGCCCTGGGCGCGCGACGGCAGGACGAGCGCCGCCGTGGCGAAAACGGGCAAGAAGGCGTGGCGCAGGGCTGCGTTCATCGTCGTGTGGGTCGGGAGTGCCGAGAGTTGCGTCACCGGACGGTGACCTGGGTTTCCAGGGCAGCGGCGGCGTCCCACCCGGTCCCGGGATAGGTATGGATCACCCGAACGGTGTAGGTGCCGGGTGCCACGTCGCGCAGCGTGGCGGTGTACGGAACGGACCCGATCGACTGGATGCACATGGCGTCGGGATCTGCCCGGCCTACGACGCGAACGGAGAGCGTCTGCCCCTGCTGCTGCAGCTCGCCCGAGAGCTTGTAGCAGGGGTTGGGCGTCTGCATGGTGCCGCGGATGGCGATCTGTGCGCTCCCCGCGGTGGCTGTCGCGCCCTGCTCGCCCCCGCTGGCGCTGCCGCCCTGGCCCTGCTGGAATTCGAGCTTCACTTGCTGGGCTCCGGTAGAAGGTGCGCCGCCACCGGGCGAAGCGGGCGGCTCGGACGTGCCTGCGTCAGAGGCCGCGGGACGGGCGCAGGCGGCGAGCACGAGAACGGTGAGCAGGACGGCTTTGCGCATCTGGGTAACCACGGTGAAGGCGGTAACTACGGTCAAAACGCATCGACGCTACAGCTCCGCCGCGCCACAGGTGCAGTGCGCATAGTGCCGGTCGGGGCCGGACGGGCGCAAGTGCCCGGCGGAGCGCTCGAAGCACGTACTCACGCACTTTCCAGCCCCAGCTGCGCGGCGAGGGCGGCCGGGTTCGTGACCGGCTGCTGGCAGGCGAAGTGCTCGCACACGTACGCCATGGCGCAACCTCCCTCGCCGTTCGACCCCGCAGGAGCGGGATCAGTTCCTCGTCGCCGCCCCGTCCGCGCGGCGGAGGGCGGTGACGGTGTTCGGCAGGTAGGCGCCGCCGACTACGCGGAACAGCGCGTCCGTATCTGCCTCTCCCGGCGTGCCCAGAACGCTAGATCGACCGGCGTGCCCAGGTGAAAATCCAGCGCCGAAAGCAGGTGTCCGAACGCCGGCCATCGTGTCGGCCAGCGACTACAGCACCCGCCGCGCCACGCGCGAGGACCGCTCGTCTCCCACCAGCTCGGCCAGGTGTAGCAGCGGCCCAGTGAACGCGGCGGTTCGACTGGCTCCGGCGCTGCCTCGGCTGCCCTCTTCCCCCGGCCCCCTCTCCCGCAAGCGGGAGAGGGGGAGAACTGCACCAGGTTCTGGTCGCGCCACAGGGTCGAACTCGCGTCACGGCAAGCCAGTCTGCGAAGGCAGACTTCGTGTGGTTGTTGCAGCGAATTCATTCGCCCGAAACGGCTGGGACTCGCACCACCGCCCCGGCGAATGCGCCCACACTGGGCTAGCGAGCTTGGGACCCGTCTACCAGGTGGTTCAGCGGGCCATGGCCGGCTCCGTAGCCCGGGGCGGCGCGCATGGCCCGCTGCACGTAGTCCAGCGCGTCTTCCACTGCCTGCCGCAACGGCCGTCCGTGCGCCAGTCCCGCAGCGATGCCCGCCGACAGCGTGCAGCCGGTACCGTGCGTGCTGCGCGTGTCCAGCTTGGGGCGGGTCCACTCGTGCCATCCGCGCCCGTCCCACAGCACGTCCACCAGCTCCGCTCCGCGAAGGTGGCCGCCCTTGAGCAGGGCGGTGCGCGCGCCCATTTGCACCAGCTGCTCGGCGGCGCGGCGCATGGTGTCGCGGTCTTCCACCGCGAAGCCCACCAGCAGCGCCGCCTCGTCCAGGTTGGGCGTCGCCACGGCCGCCAGCGGCAGTAGCTCATCGATGATGGTCCGCACGGCATCTTCATCCAGTAGCCGATCGCCGCTCGTAGCCACCATCACCGGGTCCAGTACGTAGTTCGGCACGGCGTGCTCGCGGATGGATTCCGCCACGGCCCGCACCAACTCGGCCGTAGCCAGCATCCCCGTCTTGCAGGCGGCGGGGGGCAGGTCCTGGGCTACGGCGCGGATCTGCGCGCGCACCGTGTCTACCGGAATGGCGTGCACGCCCGTCACGCCGCGCGTGTTCTGCACCGTGATCGCGGTGACCGCCGTCGTCCCAAAGCAGCCGAACGCGTGAAAGCTCTTCAGGTCTGCCTGGATCCCCGCGCCGCCTCCCGAGTCGGACCCGGCGATGGTCAGTGCGATGGGCGGCTTGTGGATCGTGCTGCTGGTCATGCCCGGGTCGTTCGGGTGATTCGGATCGTGAGGACCACAGGGTACAGGCGCTATCGCCGCGGCGCAAACGTGCGTGTGACGAGAGCAGCGTGTCGCGCCGCTGCCCCGCTCTGCCCGTCAGCGGAAGAGCTCGTCCACGGCGAAGCGCCACCCGGGCACCGCGGGCTCAGCGTCCGCAAGGTCGCCACGGCGGAAGAGCGAAGGCCGGGCGGGATCGTCCGCACGGAAGACGCGGATCACGCCCGCGCGCAGCACATCCACGTCCCACACCACCTGGGTGCCGGCTGCGAAGTAGTCGGCTCGCTTGACCGCCATCTCGCGCTCGGCGGTCAGCCCGTAGTCGCCCTCGCTGCGCACCTCGATGGCCAGCGCGGGGGCGCCCTCCATGAAGCGTCCGCCCGTGTCGCGCCCCGTGTACCAGGCGCCGTCGGGGCAGAACGACTTGCGGTGCGGAAGATCCACCGCGTACCCACCGCCCGGAAGCGCGTAACCGCCGCCATGCGCCGCCTCGTGGTCCCACAAAGACCGGCAGATCGCGGCTGCGGCGCGCGTGGAAGTGAAGCCACTTGGGTCTATGATGACGATCTGTCCGTTTACGAGTTCGGCCTTGCCTTCGACCCCGTACAGGTCGTCGATCGTGGCTGGGCGGGGGAGCTCGAGAACTTTCATTCGGTACCTCCGTGGTGCGTCGGGGGGCCGTGTGACCGAGGACAAACTTAACGCTCGTCACATGGATTGCAAAGCAAAATTGTTTCCGCCATGGACGGGACGAAGACGTTCAGCGGAAAGCACTTACGTCGTGGGTTTCTGCGATGAACCTGGGTGGTAGAGGCACACGAGCCGCCATCGTCTGCACCTGAATGGCTAGCGATTCGCCGCGAGCGGTCCCAGGTTGGCGGGATGAGCAACGTTCATGAAGGGGGTTGACAACCGCTGGAGGGCCGTTTAGACTCACCTGCCTTGGGAGTCGCGTCCCGATGATTGCCAGCCTTTTCGCAGTGCGGAGGGCCGGCCCCCGGACCACGTTGCGTGGACCGGCGGCATCATGACGCGGCTCTTTTTTGTTGCTGCCCGGTGGAGCAGAATCCACCATGAACCGGAGATCGGAGCTTCGATGACCATGTCCTTCGTCCAGCCCACGAACATCCACCCCGCGGCCCGTCTGGCTGTACTGGGGCTGGGAGCGTCGTGTGCCAATCGGACGACCGGCGATCATCGTTGGGTCATGGAAGTGTCGGGCAGCTCCGGTATCGGATTCGGAAGCGGGCAGGACCGGCGGGACGACATGTTCGGCGGCGGGGGAATGGGAACGGGCGCGCGGTAGGCGCCCGGTTCCGGACCAGGGGAGCGATGCACGTCGCCCCGCCCGCGCAGCTTGCCGGGCGGGGCGATTCTTTTTTCGGCATCCAGGGGAAAGGGAGGACGATGAACGCTGACGAGGGATGCGGATGGTGACGGACCGGGCCGGCGGGGCGTGAGGCCTCGCCCGGGTGGACAAACGCGACCCCCCGCGGCCGCGGCGGATCGTTCCCGCCGGCCCAACGCAGGAACCGGCACGTGGTGGCCGTAGCTCAACGGGAGAGCGTCGGATTGTGAATCCGAAGGCACGGGTTCGACACCCGTCGGCCACCCCAGCCGGGGCGTAATGCACCGGAATGCCTGTCCACCCGCGGACGGGAAGATGGACCTGTAGCTCAGCTGGTAGAGCGCTGTTCCTTCCCCACTCCTCGTCCGCCACCGCGCGGGCCGAAGGCGGAGGGTTATCGACTGTCACTCGAGAGGTCGCGGGTTCGAGTCCCGCCAGGTCCACTGAAGAGAGAGCGTACCCCGTAGCTCAATGGGTTAGAGCGCCGTGCTGCCTCGCCGATCACCCACGCCCGCCTCGCGCGGGCCGACAGGCAAGGCTTAACGGACGCGGAGGTTGCGGGTTCGAGCCCCGCCGGGGTACCTGAAAGAACGGATGGTAGCGGCCCGGGTGGGTCGAACAGCTTCGGTTATCGCGCCCAATCCCGGGAAACATGCGACCCCGGGGACCGAGCTGATCCCTCATCCGCCCGGGCCAAAACGAAGTGGAGCCGCGGTCCGGCCGTGGCGATCCTCCCCAGTTACGTCCGCTCCGGCGGGCCGAGGGCGGAGGGTTATCCGGTGAGCCCGGGGTTCGAATCCCCACCGGCCGCGCGCTCCACACCTGGCATCCCGGGCCGAATTCGCCCGGTTAACGTCTTCAAAACGTCTCTCCCATGTGGAGGGCCAGCCGGACGATGCTCCCTTGCCCGGGGCGCCAGGTTTCCACCGCCGAGCGAACGTTCGCCCGGCACACACATCACCCCCGGCCCGGAAAGGAGGGCGAGCAACATGCTGGACTTCACGAAGCACTTCGCGACCCGCATCCGGGCGATGCTCACGCCGCAGAGGGAGCCCATCCCCGGCTCTACGCAGGTGCCCAACTCGGCGGGCGGGTTCGCCTGGCAGCTCGGAAACTGGGACCGGCTGGACCGGTTCCTGGTCCTCGGTTCGGAGGGCGGAACGTACTACGTCGGCGAGCGGAAGCTCACGGCGGAGAACGCCACCGGCGTGGCCGAGTGCATCGCGCAGGACGGCCCCCGCGTGGTCGCCCGCGTGGTGGAGATGAGCGAATCCGGGCGCGCGCCCAGGAACGATCCCGCGCTGTTCGTCCTGGCGATGGCGGCGGGGATGGGCGACGAGGCGACGCGGGCGGCGGCGCTGGCTGCCCTGCCGCGGGTGGCGCGGACGGGGACCCACCTGTTCCACTGGCTGCAGTTCGTGGGTGGGTTCCGCGGGTGGGGGCGCGGTGTGCGCCGGGCGGTGGCGGCGTGGTACACCAGCAAGGAGCCCCGCGACCTTGCCTACCAGCTCCTGAAGTACCCGTCGCGCGACGGGTGGTCGCACCGTGACGCGCTGCGTCTGGCGCACCCCCGGCCGGAATCGCCGGAACAGCGCGCGCTGTTCCAGCGCACCGTCGCCAGGAACCGTGAGGCGGCGGCGCTGGTGCCGCTGCAGGGCGACGCGCTGGCGCAGGTGAGGGCGGCGGACCGGCTGCACCGGGAGGAGCTGTCGCCCGGCGAAGCGGCGGAGCTGGTGCGCGAGCACCGGCTGACGCGCGAGATGCTGCCCACCGCGCTGCTGAACCAGGCGGAGGTGTGGGAGGCGCTGCTGGAGCGGATGCCCCTGACGGCGCTCGTGCGCAACCTGGCCACCCTGACCCGCGTGGGAATGGTGGCGCCGGGGAGCGAGGCGGCCCGCACGGTGGCCGAGCGACTGGCGAACGGCCCCGCGCTGCAGAAGGCGCGGGTGCACCCGGTGCAGGTGCTGTCGGCGCTGCGCACGTACGCCAGCGGCCGGGGCGTGCGCGGGCAGCACACGTGGCAGCCGGTGGCTGAGGTGGTGGATGCGCTGGACGCGGCGTTCTACCTGTCGTTCGCCTCGGTGCGGCCCACCGGCAGGCGCACCATGCTGGCATTGGACGTTTCGGGGTCCATGGCGGCCATGGTGATGGGGCTGGAGGGGCTGAGCTGCCGTGAAGCGTCGGCGGCGATGGCGCTGGTGACGGCGGCCAGCGAGCCGGAGCACTTCTTCACGGCGTTCACCTCCGGGCCGTATCCCTCGCAGTGGGGTGGAATGACCAGCGGGCTCTCGACGCTGGCCATCTCCCCGCGGCAGCGCCTGGACGACGTGGTCCGGTCCATCTCAAGCATGGAGTTCGGGGGCACGGACTGCGCCCTGCCGATGCTGGAGGCGATGAAGCACGGGTGGAAGGTGGACGTCTTCGTGGTCTACACCGACAACGAGACGTGGGCCGGCTCCATCCACCCCGCCCAGGCGCTCCGCCAGTACCGGGAGCGCACGGGCATCCCCGCGAAGCTGGTGGTCGTGGGGATGGCGTCGAACGGGTTCACCATCGCGGACCCGGATGACGCGGGAATGCTGGACGTGGTGGGCTTCGACGACGCCGCGCCCCAGCTGATCGCCGACTTCGCGCGCTGAACGCGGCACGTCCCGGTACGCCGGGGCGTGCCGCCGGCGCCGGAGGATCGGGAATTCAACGATTGAATCGTGAGATGAACGGGCTGAAGCACATGCAGGGCCTGCCGGAGCGGCCGGCCGGGCCCGGAGACTACTACGAGGTGACCACCGAGTTCGCCGTGTGGTACGTGTCGGCCGATACGGCGGCACGAATCGGCAGGGCGCTGGAGCGCAGGTGGAGGCCGAGGTGGATCAAGCTGGTGGACCTGTCGGGCAGCCGCGCGTGGGTGCGCGCGGACCGCATCGAGTCCGTCAGCGAAAGTACGGAGCGGCAGCGCACCCGCGACCGCCAGTTCCAGCACCTCCGCCGCAAGGAAGTGCGCGCCGACCGCCGCTGGGACGACGAGGAGTAGGCGGAGTTACCGCGCCTCGACACGGTCTCGTGGCAGGCACTCCGGACCGGAGAAACGCACGTACAGCGCGTCGGGATCCCGGAGCAGGGCCGGGTTGTGCTCCAGGAAGATCAGTTCGGATTGGCTGAGCGTCCGGATGTACACCTCGCCGGCGGCAGTGGGATTCGCACGGCGGATCGGAGCAGGGAGCCGACGACCACGACTGCGTTGCTGTCGCCGATGGACTGCAGGAGCGCCGCTGCGCCGATCAGGCGTCCGTGGTCGGCTTCCGATTGAGGCTTCTCGAGCGCGGCGAGCTTAACCGCGCGCTCGGTTTCCGCGAGCCGCTGGGTGACCGCATCACGGCTGAAGAAGGCCTTCAACCGCGAGCGCAGCCGAGCCCACGAACTTCGGTGATCAGCCACCGGCCGAGCTTTCGAGTTCGAGCCCGACTTCGGCGAGAAGGTCGCCCAGGGCACGAACGACGCGCTCGTGCTGTCCCGGCGCCGGGTTGGAGATGAACACGTAAACCGGCACCCCACGCTGGAGCCGCTGCGTGGACGAGCGCGTGGAACCGGTGAAGCTCCAGGCGCGACGGCGGAGACGCTGGAGGGTCGCGGAGAACCCGTTGGCCGGCGTGAAGCGCGCGACGCGAGCGTTTGTCTGTGTGAGCATGGTTCTTTCTCCGCGTCCGGGGTGTGAGCGTTTCGCGCGAACGGATGGAATGTTGCGACGTTCACTCCGTCCATCAAGGGGTACGTAAAAACCGGTACCAGCGTTGTCGGATAACGAGATCCGGGCACTCGCGAAGAGAGCTTATCGGTGCGCGTGAGCGGCGTCGGCGCCGGTCGATACGGGATGAATACGGGGCACCTGCGTGTCCCGCTCTACGGGTGAGGAACCGATGCGAATCTTTGGGCAGCACGATGAGAACACCATCCGCCAGGCGCAGGACGTCGCCAGTCGCGCCGAGCGCCTTGCGCTGATGGCGGACGGGCACCTCGGCTATGTCATGCCGATCGGTGGAGTGGCGGCGTACCGCGAGAAGGTGTCGGTGGTCGGAGTAGGCTTCGACATCGCCTGCGGAAACGCGGCGATCCGCACCAACCTGAACGTGGGTGGCATCACGCGCGGGCTGACGCTGGACGAGATCCGGCGCAACCCGCACCGGCTGGCGGAGGACCGCGTGGCGCGCGGGCTGGCGGACGAGATCCAGTCCACCATCTCGTTCGGCATCGGCCGCAAGAACAACGCGGACGACGCGCCGACCGATCACCCGCTGTTCCTTGATCCGGCGTGGTACGCCATCCCCAACACGGGCGGCTACCGCGACACGCTCAAGGACAAGGCGCGCCGCCAGCTCGGAACGGTCGGCAGCGGCAACCACTACGTCGACGTGTTCGCCGATGAGGAGGGCACCGTGTGGGTGGGCGTGCACTTCGGAAGCCGCGGCCTGGGGCACACCATCGCGTCGGACTTCCTTTCGCTGAGCCAGGGCGGCGGCTGGGGCCAGCGCGCCAAGGAGGCCGAGGTACTGCTTCCGCTGGACCAGCCCGTGGGCCACGACTACTGGCAGCTGATGAACCTGGCCGGCCAGTACGCGTACGCCGGGCGCGAGTGGGTGGCGCGCAAGGTGGTGGAGATCCTGGGCGGGACGGAGATGGAGCTGGTGCACAACCACCACAATTTCGCCTGGCGCGAGACGCACACCTCGCCCGAGGGCGAGACGGTGGAGTACGTGGTGGTGCGCAAAGGCGCCACGCCGGCATTCCCCGGCCAGAAGGGGTTCATCGGCGGGTCCATGGGCGACGACGCGGTGATCGTCCGCGGCGCCGAGCCGGCCGACGAAGAGACGGCTGCGCTGCAGCGCGAGGCGCTGTTCAGCACCGTCCACGGTGCGGGCCGGGTGATGTCGCGCACGGCGGCCGCCGGCAAGGTGCACCGAAAGACGGGGCGGGTGATCAGCCCCGGAAAGATCAGCCGCGAGATGATGGGCGACTGGATTGCGCGAAAGGGCGTGATCCTTCGCGGCGGCGGCCTGGACGAGGCGCCGCAGGCCTACCGCCGCCTGGAGAAGGTGCTCCAGTCCCAGGGGCCCACGATCGTGGTGGAACACGTTCTCCAGCCGCTGATCGTGGTCATGGCGGGCGCGGGGGAGATCGATCCGTACAAGGACTGAACGGCGAGTGCGGGAGTGCGAAAGTGCGAAAGCGGTTTCCCGAGAGTGGAGGGTGCGACGGGCAAAGGGATCGGCTTCCCCATCGACAACGATGAGCAGTTCCCGGCCGCGATGGCCCGAACGCGATTTCATCGCCGCGCCCTGCCTGAAGCTCTGATGCACGGGACTGAAGATCGAAGTCACAGACCGGGTGGGATGCGCGTTCTTTCCGTGCATCCCACCCGAGCGAAATCCGGAGATGAACATGACCTTTTGCACGATTCCCCTGGCTGTCCGCCGTGCACTGGCGCTGTGCGGCGCCCTTCTCCTGGCCGCGTGCGATCCCGGCCAGGCCACCTCGACCCAGGCGGTGGTGGGCAGCTGGCGGACGGCGGAAGTGCAGGGGAGCGGGTCGCAGTCGCTGCAAACCGAGCAGTGGGTGGATCTGCTC
This genomic interval carries:
- a CDS encoding TROVE domain-containing protein; its protein translation is MLDFTKHFATRIRAMLTPQREPIPGSTQVPNSAGGFAWQLGNWDRLDRFLVLGSEGGTYYVGERKLTAENATGVAECIAQDGPRVVARVVEMSESGRAPRNDPALFVLAMAAGMGDEATRAAALAALPRVARTGTHLFHWLQFVGGFRGWGRGVRRAVAAWYTSKEPRDLAYQLLKYPSRDGWSHRDALRLAHPRPESPEQRALFQRTVARNREAAALVPLQGDALAQVRAADRLHREELSPGEAAELVREHRLTREMLPTALLNQAEVWEALLERMPLTALVRNLATLTRVGMVAPGSEAARTVAERLANGPALQKARVHPVQVLSALRTYASGRGVRGQHTWQPVAEVVDALDAAFYLSFASVRPTGRRTMLALDVSGSMAAMVMGLEGLSCREASAAMALVTAASEPEHFFTAFTSGPYPSQWGGMTSGLSTLAISPRQRLDDVVRSISSMEFGGTDCALPMLEAMKHGWKVDVFVVYTDNETWAGSIHPAQALRQYRERTGIPAKLVVVGMASNGFTIADPDDAGMLDVVGFDDAAPQLIADFAR
- a CDS encoding Uma2 family endonuclease — encoded protein: MKVLELPRPATIDDLYGVEGKAELVNGQIVIIDPSGFTSTRAAAAICRSLWDHEAAHGGGYALPGGGYAVDLPHRKSFCPDGAWYTGRDTGGRFMEGAPALAIEVRSEGDYGLTAEREMAVKRADYFAAGTQVVWDVDVLRAGVIRVFRADDPARPSLFRRGDLADAEPAVPGWRFAVDELFR
- a CDS encoding alpha/beta hydrolase family protein, which codes for MAHPRLAAATCLLLALGGCAHAMPAARSRPLLDALFAPPTAAEIAAVEADWAARDTRVHDFRVEHVVRDGATGRTMVVSHVVDGARHYGAVRVPDGAAGPLPVLVIGHGGDDGATGYHFFHSGRLGRGFVQVLPSFRSETLRLTPFRGWRSGGTPSPWDRDVDDAIALLDAVLAHVPEADSTRIAAFGRSRGGGVMLLMAIRDPRIKAVVSAVGPTDFLLPEVRRLAGRALGSRVARLPGAGYLADSVLFALRDGRTTVPQARMQLLRRSPAWFAHRLPPARGHYGALDPKVSVAHGDRLNAVMRGMGRDTAAWQYHRYPQGRHRYSSFPGAMARTEDFLVRAVNSPRVPR
- the thiD gene encoding bifunctional hydroxymethylpyrimidine kinase/phosphomethylpyrimidine kinase, which codes for MTSSTIHKPPIALTIAGSDSGGGAGIQADLKSFHAFGCFGTTAVTAITVQNTRGVTGVHAIPVDTVRAQIRAVAQDLPPAACKTGMLATAELVRAVAESIREHAVPNYVLDPVMVATSGDRLLDEDAVRTIIDELLPLAAVATPNLDEAALLVGFAVEDRDTMRRAAEQLVQMGARTALLKGGHLRGAELVDVLWDGRGWHEWTRPKLDTRSTHGTGCTLSAGIAAGLAHGRPLRQAVEDALDYVQRAMRAAPGYGAGHGPLNHLVDGSQAR
- a CDS encoding aminopeptidase P N-terminal domain-containing protein, which gives rise to MNAALRHAFLPVFATAALVLPSRAQGPVPPPRGSPDAFTMAATPAPAPISAQEHARRRQQLAAGMGDGVLVALGAGEPETDYTSFAQNSPFRYLTGVNEPGAVLAIVKSGGQVTEHLFVLARDPSREVWEGPRLGPERAQALTGIPTRTVHQMQEALRPALSQATTLYTLNPLSPDGSRSEFLRPDQQYAQRLREQYKNLTRVQDLGSALFRIRATKTPAELDLIRRAVYITVLAHREAMRAAEPGMNEFEIHGLIEGTFRRYGAERPGFGSIVGSGPNSTTLHYRQADRFMQAGETLVMDIGASYAGYTADVTRTVPVSGRFSPEQRQIYTIVLDAQKAGERAARIGAPLARVHQAAFQVVADGLARLGLIESADATYECSPGSQCPQAALFFMHGIGHGIGLDVHDPDPSYPNYGGGFKVGSAFTIEPGVYIRADALDYLPDTPRNRQLIARIRPKVQQYRNIGVRIEDDYFITEAGLERVTEGAPREIDEIEALMAQESFWNRERRPQVVEWYRGAVPATTTP
- a CDS encoding RtcB family protein; translation: MRIFGQHDENTIRQAQDVASRAERLALMADGHLGYVMPIGGVAAYREKVSVVGVGFDIACGNAAIRTNLNVGGITRGLTLDEIRRNPHRLAEDRVARGLADEIQSTISFGIGRKNNADDAPTDHPLFLDPAWYAIPNTGGYRDTLKDKARRQLGTVGSGNHYVDVFADEEGTVWVGVHFGSRGLGHTIASDFLSLSQGGGWGQRAKEAEVLLPLDQPVGHDYWQLMNLAGQYAYAGREWVARKVVEILGGTEMELVHNHHNFAWRETHTSPEGETVEYVVVRKGATPAFPGQKGFIGGSMGDDAVIVRGAEPADEETAALQREALFSTVHGAGRVMSRTAAAGKVHRKTGRVISPGKISREMMGDWIARKGVILRGGGLDEAPQAYRRLEKVLQSQGPTIVVEHVLQPLIVVMAGAGEIDPYKD